In a genomic window of Polyodon spathula isolate WHYD16114869_AA chromosome 21, ASM1765450v1, whole genome shotgun sequence:
- the LOC121296339 gene encoding LOW QUALITY PROTEIN: programmed cell death protein 2-like (The sequence of the model RefSeq protein was modified relative to this genomic sequence to represent the inferred CDS: inserted 2 bases in 1 codon), giving the protein MAAEESRLECVLLGTRDAEIDAKRSSSSCFTSKIGELPNCFPSLTLRYPSCSICNGILVHVVQVYCPLEGSPYHRTINVFACPSRECFGKSESWTVLRSQCLETEATQAQEPKANQEATMATRDWCEGADDWGMDEETESSAPPASSSMDMDFTSQLQGLSLKEQTQSSVPAGEGLLLPGPVPTFQPYYISVEDEGEFCVDADMDHAQRLLKEYQRREGVDVQQLISCDEGESEKYEKTKATHGDEIFHKFMKKISXCQEQVLRYSRNGQPLFITAPLSNMKQMVPCCRSCGSLRRFEFQIMPALVGMLKSINADGLTVEFGTVLIYTCEKSCWSPSNQTPLEEFLFVQADPDQKLFK; this is encoded by the exons ATGGCCGCAGAAGAGAGTCGATTAGAATGTGTCCTTTTGGGAACACGAGACGCTGAAATAGATGCTAAGAGAAGCTCGTCTTCATGTTTTACCAGCAAAATTGGCGAACTGCCG AACTGCTTTCCATCATTGACACTGCGCTATCCTTCTTGCTCGATTTGTAATGGCATCCTTGTTCATGTTGTGCAAGTATATTGCCCCCTGGAGGGGTCCCCGTATCATCGCACCATAAACGTTTTTGCATGCCCTAGCAGAGAATGTTTTGGAAAATCAGAAAG CTGGACAGTATTGCGTTCCCAGTGTTTGGAAACAGAAGCTACACAGGCACAAGAACCTAAAGCCAACCAG GAGGCTACCATGGCAACCAGAGACTGGTGTGAGGGAGCAGACGACTGGGGAATGGACGAGGAGACAGAATCTTCAGCTCCTCCAGCCAGTAGCTCCATGGATATGGACTTCACGAGCCAGCTGCAAGGCCTTAGCCTGAAAGAGCAAACCCAGAGCTCCGTGCCTGCAGGAGAGGGGCTGCTCCTCCCGGGCCCTGTACCCACCTTCCAGCCCTACTACATCAGTGTGGAGGACGAGGGGGAGTTCTGTGTCGATGCAGATATGGACCATGCGCAGAGATTACTGAAAGAGTATCAGAGAAGAGAGGGGGTTGACGTGCAACAGTTAATAAG CTGTGATGAAGGAGAGAGTGAAAAATATGAGAAAACAAAAGCCACACATGGAGATGAAATCTTCCACAAGTTCATGAAAAAAATATC TTGTCAAGAACAGGTGTTGAG ATATTCTCGGAATGGCCAGCCCTTGTTTATCACTGCCCCTCTCTCCAATATGAAGCAGATGGTCCCTTGTTGTCGGAGCTGTGGCAGCCTGAGAAGATTTGAGTTTCAGATTATGCCTGCTTTGGTCGGCATGCTCAAAAGTATCAACGCAGACG GTTTGACAGTGGAATTCGGGACTGTTTTAATTTACACCTGTGAGAAAAGCTGCTGGTCTCCCAGCAATCAGACACCGTTGGAGGAGTTCCTGTTTGTACAGGCAGACCCTGATCAGAAGCTCTTTAAATAA